In Patescibacteria group bacterium, a single window of DNA contains:
- the tyrS gene encoding tyrosine--tRNA ligase has product MSDNKINEILTRGIEDIIEKDHLQKNLESKKLRIKFGIDPTGPKIHLGRAIPLWKLRDLQNLGHTIVLIIGDFTAQIGDPSDKLSKRPFLTEDEIKKNLENYKEQLGKILNIEKVEYRYNSEWLKNLTFKEISQLAEIFSIQQMLARRNFKERFENKEEISLRECLYPIMQGYDSVQIKSDLEVGGFDQLFNLKAGRLIQKHFNQPEQDILTCKMLLGLDGRKMSTSWGNIITIVDEPNDMFGKIMSMHDELIPDYFLLCTRLNLEEVNKIKTELEQGTNPRDLKIKLAKEIVTLYHSKELADKAEAEFKQVFQQKGKPTDIPEIEIKDKKLKLIDLISQTKTIPSKSEIRRLIEQKAVKINDQVNNNWQAEIEIKSGDIIQIGRRKFVKIK; this is encoded by the coding sequence ATGTCTGATAACAAAATCAACGAAATTTTAACTCGCGGAATTGAAGATATTATTGAAAAAGATCATCTTCAAAAAAATTTAGAATCAAAAAAATTAAGAATTAAATTTGGCATTGATCCAACTGGCCCAAAAATCCATTTAGGTCGAGCCATTCCTCTTTGGAAACTTCGCGACCTTCAAAATCTAGGTCACACTATTGTTTTAATCATCGGTGATTTTACTGCCCAAATTGGCGATCCTTCTGACAAGTTGTCAAAACGACCTTTTCTTACAGAAGATGAAATCAAAAAGAATCTTGAAAATTATAAAGAACAATTAGGCAAAATTTTGAATATTGAAAAAGTTGAATATCGCTATAATTCGGAATGGCTAAAAAATTTAACTTTCAAAGAAATCAGCCAATTAGCTGAAATTTTTTCCATCCAACAAATGCTAGCCAGAAGAAATTTCAAAGAAAGATTTGAGAACAAAGAAGAAATTTCTTTGCGTGAATGCCTCTATCCAATCATGCAAGGCTACGATTCAGTTCAAATAAAATCGGATTTAGAAGTTGGCGGTTTTGATCAATTATTTAATTTAAAAGCAGGCAGATTAATCCAAAAACATTTTAATCAACCAGAACAAGATATTTTAACTTGTAAAATGTTATTAGGCTTAGATGGGCGAAAAATGTCGACATCTTGGGGTAATATTATTACAATCGTAGACGAACCAAATGACATGTTTGGCAAAATCATGTCCATGCATGACGAATTAATTCCAGACTACTTCTTACTTTGTACCAGATTAAATTTAGAAGAAGTAAATAAAATTAAAACAGAATTAGAACAAGGTACAAATCCAAGAGATTTAAAAATTAAATTAGCTAAGGAAATCGTTACTTTGTATCATAGCAAAGAGTTAGCAGATAAAGCCGAGGCAGAATTCAAACAAGTTTTCCAACAAAAAGGCAAACCAACCGACATTCCAGAAATAGAAATTAAAGACAAAAAATTAAAATTAATCGACCTAATTTCACAGACAAAAACGATTCCATCAAAATCAGAAATCCGCCGTTTAATCGAACAAAAAGCTGTCAAAATCAACGATCAAGTTAACAATAATTGGCAAGCCGAAATTGAAATAAAATCTGGCGACATTATTCAAATCGGCAGAAGAAAATTCGTAAAAATAAAATAA
- a CDS encoding ROK family protein: protein MNKIIGIDIGATKMIGGIFDGSKIVKKVKKLTEANLGIDKVLDNVVEIVKALAENNEELLIGIGIAGQIDSEKGKIIKSPNMPKLDGIDFSDLLLKKLNGFKVTKIAIENDANCFVLAEAKFGAGKGFKNILGLTIGTGIGSGIIVDSKLYKGQGFGAEAGHMMLGEKSFENLASGSAIEKCYGQNIDAVEIENKIERDDIAKKCYETAGKYLGIGIADLINILCPEIIIIGGGLARSDILIESAKKEMGKYIFYKDVEFKVEKAMLGDDAGMIGAGLLISR from the coding sequence ATGAATAAAATAATTGGCATTGATATTGGCGCAACGAAAATGATTGGTGGAATTTTTGATGGTTCTAAAATTGTCAAAAAAGTTAAAAAATTAACAGAAGCTAATTTGGGTATTGATAAAGTTTTGGATAATGTTGTTGAAATTGTTAAAGCCTTAGCAGAAAATAATGAGGAATTATTAATTGGAATAGGAATTGCTGGACAAATTGATTCTGAGAAAGGAAAAATTATCAAATCTCCGAATATGCCGAAATTAGATGGAATTGATTTTAGTGATTTATTGTTAAAGAAATTAAATGGATTTAAAGTAACAAAAATTGCTATAGAAAATGATGCGAATTGTTTTGTTTTAGCTGAAGCAAAATTTGGAGCAGGCAAAGGATTTAAAAATATTTTAGGATTGACAATTGGGACTGGAATTGGATCAGGAATTATTGTTGATTCTAAATTATATAAGGGTCAAGGATTTGGAGCAGAAGCTGGACATATGATGTTAGGTGAAAAAAGTTTTGAGAATTTAGCTTCTGGATCTGCAATTGAAAAATGCTACGGTCAAAATATTGACGCAGTAGAAATTGAAAATAAAATTGAAAGAGATGATATAGCAAAAAAATGTTATGAAACAGCAGGTAAATATTTAGGAATTGGAATTGCAGATTTAATAAATATTTTGTGTCCCGAAATTATAATTATTGGTGGAGGATTAGCAAGGTCTGACATTTTGATTGAATCGGCAAAAAAAGAAATGGGAAAATATATTTTTTATAAAGATGTTGAATTTAAAGTTGAAAAGGCAATGTTAGGCGATGATGCTGGAATGATTGGAGCAGGATTATTAATAAGTCGCTAA
- a CDS encoding glycosyltransferase family 4 protein, translating into MRIALISPIVERVPPIDYGGIEMVVGLICEELVRRKHKVTLYASGDSKTLANIESVCYKPLKNIDKEVYLMYVQWLTSKLLEDAKKYDVIHSHLSWHILPLVNLVKTPIVTTFHINLEDVMAKKFYRDYKKCFFTSISNSQRKPLPELNYVSTVYHGLDTEKYSFNFKPKDYILFLGRICKEKGTAEAIKIAKLAGKKLIIAAKLDSKKDLYYQKEIKPFIDNKQIKYVGPVQQKEKIKLLQGAEALIFPVQWREPFGLVMIEAMSCGTPVIAYDNGATKEIIEDGKTGYLVKNIREAAAAIKKIKSIDRENCRKRVMQHFTIEKMVDGYEEVYQKLIDKQNWKKWFKFI; encoded by the coding sequence ATGAGAATAGCATTAATTTCACCAATTGTGGAAAGAGTGCCGCCGATTGATTATGGAGGAATTGAAATGGTAGTCGGTTTAATTTGCGAGGAATTAGTTAGAAGAAAACATAAAGTAACATTGTATGCTTCTGGAGATTCAAAAACATTAGCTAATATTGAATCAGTTTGTTATAAACCTCTGAAGAATATTGATAAAGAAGTTTATTTGATGTATGTACAATGGTTGACAAGCAAATTATTAGAAGATGCAAAAAAGTATGATGTAATTCATAGCCACTTATCTTGGCATATTTTGCCTTTGGTGAATTTAGTAAAAACTCCGATTGTAACAACTTTCCATATAAATTTGGAAGATGTAATGGCAAAGAAATTTTATCGAGATTATAAAAAATGTTTTTTTACTTCAATTTCAAATAGTCAAAGAAAGCCTTTGCCAGAATTAAATTATGTATCGACTGTTTATCATGGTTTAGATACTGAAAAATATAGTTTTAATTTTAAGCCAAAAGATTATATTTTATTTTTGGGCAGAATCTGCAAAGAAAAGGGTACTGCTGAAGCGATCAAAATTGCAAAATTAGCAGGTAAAAAATTAATTATTGCGGCAAAATTGGATAGTAAAAAAGATCTTTATTATCAAAAAGAAATTAAACCTTTTATTGATAATAAACAAATAAAATATGTTGGTCCTGTTCAACAAAAAGAAAAAATCAAATTATTACAAGGTGCTGAAGCTTTGATTTTTCCAGTGCAATGGAGAGAACCATTTGGTTTAGTAATGATTGAGGCAATGTCTTGTGGCACGCCAGTAATTGCCTATGACAATGGTGCAACAAAAGAAATAATTGAAGATGGCAAAACTGGTTATTTAGTAAAAAATATTAGAGAAGCGGCAGCAGCGATCAAAAAAATCAAATCAATTGATCGTGAGAATTGTAGGAAAAGAGTTATGCAACATTTTACGATTGAAAAAATGGTTGATGGTTATGAAGAAGTTTATCAAAAGTTAATAGATAAACAAAATTGGAAAAAATGGTTTAAATTTATCTAA
- a CDS encoding glycosyltransferase family 4 protein: MKIAILAPLWKRVPPIKYGGTEVVVSLLTEELVKRGHEVTLFACGTSKTKAKLFSIIDKSLYEMLGKFDWNYFYMDLINGGKCYEMANQFDVIHNHVGFTMLPFARLVKTPTLTTLHSSKRELEKLAETYSKENFVSISDAQRNLWPELNYLDTVYHGIDLSKFEFSENSGEYLFFVGTISPEKGADKAIEVAKKTGEKLLIAGDRRPEFENFYKEKIEPFIDDDQIKFLGEITPQMRNKIMKKAKAFIFPISWNEAFGLVLIEAMACGTPVITFNKGAIPEIVENGKTGFIVNDITEMEKSVKMIDKIRRSDCRKIVQEKFTVEKMADNYLKIYEQLVSKK, from the coding sequence ATGAAAATAGCAATTTTAGCGCCATTGTGGAAAAGAGTACCTCCAATAAAATATGGAGGAACAGAAGTTGTAGTTAGTCTATTGACTGAAGAATTGGTAAAAAGAGGCCATGAAGTAACATTATTTGCTTGTGGGACGTCAAAAACAAAAGCAAAATTATTTTCGATAATTGATAAATCATTGTATGAGATGCTTGGAAAATTTGATTGGAATTATTTTTATATGGATTTGATTAATGGTGGAAAATGTTATGAAATGGCTAATCAATTTGATGTAATTCATAATCATGTTGGTTTTACAATGTTGCCATTTGCGAGATTAGTAAAAACTCCGACTCTGACAACTTTGCATAGCAGTAAAAGAGAATTAGAAAAATTAGCGGAAACTTATAGCAAAGAAAATTTTGTTTCAATTAGTGATGCTCAAAGAAATTTATGGCCAGAATTAAATTATTTGGATACTGTTTATCATGGTATTGATTTGAGCAAATTTGAATTTAGTGAGAATTCCGGCGAATATTTGTTTTTTGTGGGAACGATTTCTCCAGAAAAAGGTGCTGACAAAGCAATAGAGGTTGCAAAAAAAACAGGCGAAAAGTTGTTAATTGCTGGTGATAGAAGACCAGAATTTGAAAATTTTTATAAAGAAAAAATAGAACCTTTTATTGATGATGACCAAATAAAATTTTTAGGCGAGATTACACCACAGATGCGAAACAAGATTATGAAAAAAGCTAAAGCTTTTATTTTTCCAATAAGTTGGAACGAAGCTTTTGGCTTGGTTTTAATTGAAGCAATGGCATGCGGAACGCCAGTCATTACATTTAATAAAGGAGCAATCCCAGAAATTGTTGAAAATGGTAAAACTGGTTTTATAGTTAATGATATTACGGAAATGGAAAAATCAGTAAAAATGATTGATAAAATTAGAAGATCTGATTGTCGAAAAATTGTTCAAGAAAAATTTACTGTTGAGAAAATGGCAGATAATTATTTAAAAATTTACGAACAATTAGTTAGTAAAAAATAA
- a CDS encoding glycosyltransferase family 2 protein, with amino-acid sequence MSFFVSLVAMFLTNFYVDDFVTLIIFGLAFLVVNLLVAKIFSVWSSLANLLYSSLIYSFVSLFLYAVIFLITSFSLVEGIILIILLILFVAEALLCLAEVFTQMNSLFRIRNIRISKPWDKPLKRYPKVSIHIPTKKEPPEMVIETLAGLERLNYPNFEVIVVDNGTEEEALWRPVEKYCKEKSEKFKFFHVGELSGFKAGALNLALKHTASDSEIICVIDADYLVVPEFLKETVGYFEDEKIAIVQTPQSFRGWEWSKYFVSCFWVYRYFFAVNMISNNMDNAASFMGTMGLFRKNILETIGEWSEKTITEDIEVGFRVHSKGYKTVYIDKAFGKGFIPDEFKSYKKQRERWTFGNVQVLKQHWKKFLPGVKSGLNFWQKVNYFAAISIWMNLLLPVTIILLILVILYNFGMAFSWPILFVIMFTIGSYIFRRTFGFLYILKNLIKQKFSTMFWALVSFYSLTLAMAYATLDGFITKQFVFKRTSKFTHRPKIRDNWKYAFKELAITLICLFFAISIVVVIGGFESWLIAVLLIIYALIFSTTSYNFVLNVLEQGKEHKL; translated from the coding sequence TTGTCTTTTTTTGTCAGTTTGGTTGCAATGTTTTTAACTAATTTTTATGTGGATGATTTTGTGACTTTGATTATTTTTGGATTGGCATTTTTAGTTGTGAATTTGTTGGTGGCAAAAATTTTTTCAGTTTGGAGTTCGTTGGCTAATTTGTTGTATAGCTCATTGATTTATTCATTTGTTTCATTATTTCTGTACGCTGTTATTTTTTTAATCACAAGTTTTTCTTTAGTTGAAGGAATAATATTAATAATCTTATTAATATTATTTGTTGCTGAAGCATTATTATGTTTGGCGGAAGTTTTTACGCAGATGAATTCATTGTTCAGAATCAGAAATATTAGAATCAGCAAGCCATGGGATAAGCCGTTAAAAAGATATCCAAAAGTTTCGATACATATTCCAACAAAAAAAGAACCACCTGAAATGGTAATTGAAACTTTAGCAGGACTTGAGAGATTAAATTATCCGAATTTTGAAGTGATTGTTGTTGATAATGGGACAGAAGAAGAGGCATTATGGCGACCAGTAGAAAAATATTGTAAGGAAAAGTCAGAAAAATTTAAGTTTTTTCATGTTGGTGAATTATCTGGTTTTAAAGCCGGAGCTTTGAATTTAGCTTTGAAACATACTGCATCTGATTCTGAAATTATTTGTGTAATAGATGCGGATTATTTAGTTGTTCCTGAATTTTTGAAAGAAACTGTTGGTTATTTTGAAGATGAAAAAATTGCAATTGTCCAGACTCCGCAAAGTTTTCGCGGTTGGGAATGGAGCAAGTATTTTGTCTCTTGTTTTTGGGTATACCGATATTTTTTTGCGGTAAATATGATTTCTAATAATATGGATAATGCAGCATCTTTTATGGGGACAATGGGATTGTTTAGAAAAAATATTTTGGAAACTATTGGAGAATGGAGTGAGAAAACTATAACTGAAGATATAGAAGTTGGTTTTCGAGTTCATTCAAAAGGATATAAAACTGTTTATATTGATAAAGCTTTTGGAAAAGGATTTATACCTGATGAATTCAAAAGTTATAAAAAACAAAGAGAGAGATGGACGTTCGGCAATGTTCAAGTCTTAAAGCAACATTGGAAAAAATTTTTACCTGGTGTAAAATCTGGTTTAAATTTTTGGCAGAAAGTAAATTATTTTGCAGCGATTAGTATTTGGATGAATCTTTTGTTGCCAGTAACAATAATTTTGCTGATTTTAGTAATACTTTATAATTTTGGAATGGCATTTTCTTGGCCAATTTTGTTTGTTATAATGTTTACAATAGGATCATATATTTTTAGAAGAACTTTTGGGTTTTTATATATATTGAAAAATTTAATAAAACAAAAATTTTCAACAATGTTTTGGGCTTTAGTGTCATTTTATTCTTTGACATTAGCAATGGCGTATGCGACGCTGGATGGTTTTATTACTAAGCAATTTGTTTTTAAACGTACATCAAAATTTACGCATCGGCCAAAAATAAGAGATAATTGGAAATATGCCTTCAAAGAGTTAGCAATCACTTTAATCTGTCTATTTTTCGCGATTAGTATTGTCGTTGTGATTGGAGGCTTCGAATCATGGTTAATTGCTGTTTTATTAATTATTTATGCGTTAATTTTTTCAACAACATCATACAATTTTGTTTTAAATGTTTTAGAACAAGGCAAGGAACATAAATTATGA
- the murF gene encoding UDP-N-acetylmuramoyl-tripeptide--D-alanyl-D-alanine ligase: MEKIIKFFRGLKYRIRQTFVFEPLAFLTRLVVDKRKTKIVGVTGSLGKTTTTNFIYSVLKTKYPNVYISKDLTTGVPTFLSIFGYSPVRELRKQFLGLFYVFFKAFWILLNKRVRFWSHLVLELRCNYAGNNLRFITEKLQPDIRVVTAVEIVHAENLGGLSEIASKKRALVECGCLNSHNALLNVDDPYVKDMAKCTVAKIIFYGFDKSANARVSDVIINENGLSFVFKEEDNEPINFKVPKIFDRAHVYAILPAILVGRIYNMNRDEIIDAVSKIEPVEGRGNIVTGIKNSIIINNTFNANVRSMTAALKSLAVFPKERRKIAILGNILELHKFSDQCHREIGKTISSDTVDFLITIGDDATKIAEEAVNNGFDINKTLHFNDVDQSIGRIKDMVEEKDVILVKASHGMNLIKIVNALKAEK; this comes from the coding sequence ATGGAAAAAATAATAAAATTTTTTAGAGGTTTAAAGTATAGAATTCGCCAAACTTTTGTTTTTGAGCCGTTGGCTTTTTTAACTAGATTAGTAGTTGATAAAAGAAAAACAAAGATTGTTGGCGTAACAGGCAGTCTTGGAAAAACAACAACAACTAATTTTATTTATTCGGTTTTAAAAACAAAATATCCGAATGTATATATTAGTAAAGATTTGACAACTGGAGTTCCTACTTTTTTGTCGATTTTTGGTTATAGCCCAGTGCGTGAATTGCGCAAACAATTTTTAGGGTTATTTTATGTTTTTTTTAAAGCGTTTTGGATTTTGTTAAATAAGCGGGTGCGATTTTGGTCCCATTTAGTTTTGGAATTAAGGTGCAATTATGCTGGAAATAATTTGCGTTTTATTACAGAAAAATTACAACCTGATATTCGGGTTGTAACTGCTGTTGAAATTGTGCATGCAGAAAATCTTGGTGGTCTCTCTGAAATTGCATCTAAAAAAAGAGCCTTAGTTGAATGTGGTTGTTTAAATTCTCACAATGCATTGTTAAATGTTGATGATCCGTATGTAAAAGACATGGCAAAATGTACAGTTGCTAAAATAATTTTTTATGGATTTGATAAATCTGCAAATGCAAGAGTTTCTGATGTCATAATTAATGAGAACGGATTAAGTTTTGTGTTTAAAGAAGAAGACAACGAGCCAATAAATTTTAAAGTTCCGAAAATTTTTGATAGAGCTCATGTCTATGCAATTTTGCCAGCAATTTTAGTTGGCAGAATCTATAATATGAATCGTGATGAAATAATTGATGCTGTTAGTAAGATTGAGCCAGTAGAAGGTAGAGGAAATATTGTGACAGGCATAAAAAATTCGATAATTATAAATAATACGTTTAATGCCAATGTTCGTTCAATGACCGCAGCATTAAAATCATTGGCAGTCTTTCCAAAAGAGAGGCGAAAGATTGCTATCTTAGGAAATATATTAGAGTTGCATAAATTTTCAGATCAATGCCATCGCGAAATTGGCAAAACAATAAGTAGCGATACTGTAGATTTTTTAATTACGATTGGTGATGATGCAACAAAGATTGCTGAAGAAGCAGTTAACAATGGTTTCGATATTAATAAAACATTGCATTTTAATGATGTTGATCAATCGATTGGTAGAATTAAGGATATGGTAGAAGAAAAAGATGTGATTTTAGTTAAAGCATCACATGGAATGAATTTAATAAAAATTGTAAATGCTTTGAAAGCAGAAAAATAG
- a CDS encoding glycosyltransferase yields MKRKIKVAVVSPAFGDWGGPEVVVQNLVSELAKKDDVDVTLFCPEDWKIGVKRIATLKQSLWNMKDFKKQKRIIRQNYITYSQMKVLNYQDKFDIIHLNSQRHAYPVGKISKIPCVLTLHSGIDKDEFELINEAKIFTVSLTDFHDKKLDSYAIIGNGVPVKKVEYSVKKGEYFMTVARLTPQKGVDKAIKIALKAKIKLLIFGRINHAYKDYFEKEIKPFIDGKNIIYKKEVSHKKIYDYYRKAKALLFTIQEPEPFGLVLSEALICGTPIIGTKIGQMPELLGGSPKVAYLSNEMDDLVKAVKEVDEIFDRQECRNYAEKYFSSSHMADEYIKVYQRILALKKK; encoded by the coding sequence ATGAAAAGAAAAATTAAAGTAGCTGTTGTGTCGCCGGCATTTGGTGATTGGGGCGGACCAGAAGTTGTTGTTCAAAATTTGGTTTCTGAGTTAGCTAAAAAAGACGATGTTGACGTCACTCTTTTTTGTCCTGAAGATTGGAAAATTGGAGTAAAAAGGATTGCGACATTGAAGCAGAGTCTTTGGAATATGAAAGATTTTAAAAAACAGAAAAGGATAATCAGGCAAAATTATATTACTTATAGTCAAATGAAGGTTTTAAATTATCAGGATAAATTTGATATTATTCATTTGAATTCACAGAGACATGCCTATCCAGTTGGTAAAATTTCAAAAATACCATGTGTTTTAACATTGCATAGCGGAATAGATAAAGATGAATTTGAATTAATTAATGAAGCAAAAATTTTTACTGTTTCTTTGACTGATTTTCATGATAAAAAACTTGATTCTTATGCAATAATTGGGAATGGAGTGCCAGTTAAAAAAGTTGAATATTCTGTTAAGAAGGGAGAGTATTTTATGACAGTTGCAAGATTGACTCCGCAAAAAGGAGTAGATAAGGCGATCAAAATTGCTTTAAAAGCGAAAATTAAGCTGCTGATTTTTGGTAGAATAAATCATGCTTATAAGGATTATTTTGAAAAAGAAATAAAGCCATTTATTGATGGTAAAAATATTATTTATAAAAAAGAAGTTTCGCATAAAAAAATATATGATTATTACAGAAAAGCAAAAGCACTTCTTTTTACGATTCAAGAGCCTGAACCTTTTGGGTTAGTGCTTTCGGAAGCTTTGATATGCGGAACGCCAATTATTGGGACAAAAATAGGACAAATGCCAGAGCTTTTGGGTGGAAGTCCAAAGGTTGCTTATCTATCAAATGAGATGGATGATTTAGTTAAGGCAGTAAAAGAAGTTGATGAGATATTTGATCGCCAAGAATGTCGTAATTATGCTGAAAAATATTTTAGCAGCTCTCATATGGCTGATGAGTATATAAAAGTTTATCAAAGAATACTGGCTTTAAAAAAGAAATAA
- a CDS encoding sugar-transfer associated ATP-grasp domain-containing protein: protein MQATDILGMNERNLRYIRVYNRRDDIRVVDDKLATKEVLRKTGIKTPRVYGAIQISRDLNTFDWNKLPVSFVVKPDHGFGGEGVMVLRSSEKKKEFMQKPIEKRIWFKSDNEEVTFENLKSHILDTLDGRFSLSGIPDVAFFERKIVLHPLLKKYVYKGIPDVRVIVFNKVPVMSMLRLPTKLSKGKANLAQGAVGVGVDIATGVTTHSIIKVPKRAEIITHPDTGQKLNGFQVPFWDEILKMSIEAQQASGLGFIGVDIAIDRKFGPEILELNARPGLEIQNANLLGLARRLERVSGLAIRTVDHGVRIAKELFGAVSTKKAEVLGRKVLGSIEKVKVLSKNGKSTFEILAKVDTGAASSSIDSELAKKLGYGDLLNLIKNYKLDSKMSDSQAEKAAKKAEKELKIVSSDVVKVNFVRSAHGLTLRPYIKLAFFVAGEKKISTVNLAERGLMKYQMLIGMQDIKGYLVNVERK, encoded by the coding sequence ATGCAAGCAACTGATATTTTAGGCATGAATGAGCGTAATTTACGTTACATTCGTGTTTATAATCGTAGAGATGATATTCGGGTAGTTGATGACAAATTAGCAACAAAAGAAGTTTTAAGGAAAACCGGAATAAAAACTCCGCGAGTTTATGGCGCGATTCAAATTTCAAGAGATTTGAATACTTTTGATTGGAATAAATTGCCAGTTAGTTTTGTGGTAAAACCAGATCATGGATTTGGCGGAGAGGGAGTAATGGTTTTACGTTCTTCTGAGAAGAAAAAAGAATTTATGCAAAAACCAATTGAAAAGAGGATTTGGTTTAAGAGTGATAACGAGGAAGTAACGTTTGAAAATTTAAAATCGCATATTCTTGATACTTTGGACGGTAGATTTTCATTATCTGGTATTCCAGACGTTGCTTTTTTTGAAAGAAAAATTGTTTTGCATCCATTGTTAAAAAAATATGTTTATAAAGGAATTCCAGATGTTCGAGTGATTGTTTTTAATAAGGTTCCAGTAATGTCAATGTTGAGATTGCCAACGAAATTATCAAAAGGCAAAGCAAATCTAGCACAAGGAGCGGTTGGCGTTGGAGTTGATATCGCAACTGGTGTTACGACACATTCAATTATAAAAGTTCCCAAAAGAGCGGAAATAATTACGCATCCTGATACAGGACAAAAATTAAATGGTTTTCAGGTGCCTTTTTGGGATGAAATACTAAAAATGTCAATCGAAGCGCAACAGGCATCTGGCTTGGGTTTTATTGGTGTTGACATTGCAATTGATCGAAAATTTGGTCCAGAAATTTTGGAATTAAATGCAAGACCTGGTTTAGAAATTCAGAATGCAAATTTATTAGGATTAGCAAGGCGATTAGAAAGAGTGTCTGGATTGGCTATTAGAACTGTTGATCATGGAGTTAGAATTGCAAAAGAGCTTTTTGGCGCAGTATCAACTAAGAAAGCAGAAGTTTTAGGTAGAAAAGTATTAGGTTCAATTGAAAAAGTTAAAGTATTAAGCAAGAATGGCAAAAGTACTTTTGAAATTTTGGCTAAAGTTGATACTGGAGCTGCTTCATCATCAATTGATTCTGAATTAGCGAAAAAATTAGGATATGGAGATTTATTGAATTTAATTAAAAATTATAAATTAGATTCAAAAATGTCAGACAGTCAGGCCGAAAAGGCAGCGAAAAAAGCAGAAAAAGAATTAAAAATTGTTTCATCTGATGTTGTAAAGGTTAATTTTGTGAGATCTGCCCATGGATTGACCTTACGTCCATATATAAAATTAGCATTTTTTGTAGCAGGTGAAAAAAAGATTTCGACAGTTAACTTAGCTGAAAGAGGTTTAATGAAATATCAAATGTTAATTGGCATGCAAGATATAAAAGGTTATTTAGTCAATGTTGAACGAAAATGA